The Acipenser ruthenus chromosome 25, fAciRut3.2 maternal haplotype, whole genome shotgun sequence genome has a window encoding:
- the LOC117413742 gene encoding protein B4-like isoform X2: MPPKKSAATTSVADESPPKKEAKSTENKSSAEPKVSAHPPTLEMVTEALKELDTRKGTSVPAIRSYILAKYPTVDPARLKPLLRNALTKGIDNGTLARPINSIATGATGRFKLAVKKVIKKNKEAKAEENADPNVQEAPKSDKTAPKKTKPKAAKIKDADTKEEKAEPAVKKAKDKNSGDLKETKEAKPKAKKEEKAPPKETASKVPPAKKPKAGKKEQSPAEAVPEPKPKKERATKPKAAVKEESADEGKGDSGEELPAAPPKNTNKRAKKGKVAE; the protein is encoded by the exons atgccacCCAAAAAATCTGCAGCTACGACATCTGTTGCAGACGAATCCCCTCcaaaaaaagaagcaaaatcAACAG aaaacaaatcatCAGCGGAGCCCAAAGTCTCAGCACACCCTCCAACCCTTGAGATGGTAACCGAAGCCCTTAAGGAGCTGGACACCCGAAAAGGCACGTCAGTCCCAGCTATTCGTAGCTACATACTGGCAAAGTACCCCACTGTGGACCCTGCGAGGCTCAAACCCCTGCTGAGAAACGCCCTCACCAAAGGAATCGACAACGGAACCTTGGCCAGGCCTATAAACTCCATTGCTACTGGAGCGACTGGGAGGTTTAAG CTTGCTGTCAAGAAGGTGATTAAGAAAAACAAGGAAGCCAAGGCCGAGGAAAACGCAGACCCGAATGTTCAGGAAGCTCCCAAGTCTGATAAGACAGCCCCAAAGAAAACCAAACCAAAAGCAGCAAAAATCAAGGATGCAG ACACTAAGGAAGAGAAGGCAGAACCTGCTGTGAAGAAGGCCAAAGACAAGAATTCAGGG gacttaaaagaaactaaagaaGCTAAACCCAAAGCAAAGAAGGAGGAGAAGGCCCCACCCAAGGAGACTGCTTCCAAGGTGCCCCCAGCCAAGAAGCCTAAGGCAGGGAAGAAGGAACAGAGTCCTGCTGAAGCGGTGCCTGAGCCCAAACCCAAGAAAGAGCGGGCCACCAAGCCCAAGGCAGCTGTGAAGGAGGAGAGTGCGGACGAAGGGAAGGGGGACAGTGGAGAGGAGCTGCCGGCAGCACCACCAAAAAATACCAACAAGCGTGCAAAGAAAGGAAAAGTAGCGGAATAG
- the LOC117413742 gene encoding protein B4-like isoform X1: MPPKKSAATTSVADESPPKKEAKSTENKSSAEPKVSAHPPTLEMVTEALKELDTRKGTSVPAIRSYILAKYPTVDPARLKPLLRNALTKGIDNGTLARPINSIATGATGRFKVSKLAVKKVIKKNKEAKAEENADPNVQEAPKSDKTAPKKTKPKAAKIKDADTKEEKAEPAVKKAKDKNSGDLKETKEAKPKAKKEEKAPPKETASKVPPAKKPKAGKKEQSPAEAVPEPKPKKERATKPKAAVKEESADEGKGDSGEELPAAPPKNTNKRAKKGKVAE, translated from the exons atgccacCCAAAAAATCTGCAGCTACGACATCTGTTGCAGACGAATCCCCTCcaaaaaaagaagcaaaatcAACAG aaaacaaatcatCAGCGGAGCCCAAAGTCTCAGCACACCCTCCAACCCTTGAGATGGTAACCGAAGCCCTTAAGGAGCTGGACACCCGAAAAGGCACGTCAGTCCCAGCTATTCGTAGCTACATACTGGCAAAGTACCCCACTGTGGACCCTGCGAGGCTCAAACCCCTGCTGAGAAACGCCCTCACCAAAGGAATCGACAACGGAACCTTGGCCAGGCCTATAAACTCCATTGCTACTGGAGCGACTGGGAGGTTTAAGGTAAGTAAG CTTGCTGTCAAGAAGGTGATTAAGAAAAACAAGGAAGCCAAGGCCGAGGAAAACGCAGACCCGAATGTTCAGGAAGCTCCCAAGTCTGATAAGACAGCCCCAAAGAAAACCAAACCAAAAGCAGCAAAAATCAAGGATGCAG ACACTAAGGAAGAGAAGGCAGAACCTGCTGTGAAGAAGGCCAAAGACAAGAATTCAGGG gacttaaaagaaactaaagaaGCTAAACCCAAAGCAAAGAAGGAGGAGAAGGCCCCACCCAAGGAGACTGCTTCCAAGGTGCCCCCAGCCAAGAAGCCTAAGGCAGGGAAGAAGGAACAGAGTCCTGCTGAAGCGGTGCCTGAGCCCAAACCCAAGAAAGAGCGGGCCACCAAGCCCAAGGCAGCTGTGAAGGAGGAGAGTGCGGACGAAGGGAAGGGGGACAGTGGAGAGGAGCTGCCGGCAGCACCACCAAAAAATACCAACAAGCGTGCAAAGAAAGGAAAAGTAGCGGAATAG